A single Candidatus Deferrimicrobiaceae bacterium DNA region contains:
- the rpsS gene encoding 30S ribosomal protein S19, which yields MGRSIKKGPYIEEGLQRKVTKAIATGDKKVIKTWSRRSTITPEMVGYTFAVHNGRKFMPVFVTENMVGHKMGEFSPTRTFHGHSGDRKAKVKK from the coding sequence GTGGGACGTTCGATTAAGAAGGGACCGTACATCGAAGAAGGCCTTCAGCGGAAGGTGACCAAGGCGATTGCGACGGGCGACAAAAAGGTGATCAAGACTTGGTCGCGTCGCTCCACCATCACGCCTGAAATGGTCGGTTACACTTTCGCCGTCCACAACGGCCGCAAGTTCATGCCGGTGTTCGTGACCGAGAACATGGTCGGTCACAAGATGGGCGAATTCTCCCCGACCAGGACCTTCCATGGCCACTCGGGCGATCGCAAAGCCAAGGTCAAGAAGTAA
- the rplV gene encoding 50S ribosomal protein L22, translated as MEAKATLKFTRIAPRKARLVVDLIRGKKLSEAQAILKLAKKASAVTIKKVLDSAVANAGQTGVIDVDTLFIKQAFVDGGASLKRFRPAPMGRAHKYKRRTSHITIVVDEA; from the coding sequence ATGGAAGCCAAGGCAACACTTAAATTCACGCGGATCGCGCCCAGGAAGGCACGCCTGGTCGTCGATCTGATTCGCGGCAAGAAGCTTTCCGAGGCGCAGGCCATCTTGAAACTCGCCAAGAAGGCGTCCGCCGTGACCATCAAAAAGGTTCTCGACTCGGCTGTGGCCAACGCCGGCCAGACTGGGGTCATCGACGTCGACACCCTGTTCATCAAGCAGGCTTTCGTCGACGGAGGCGCCTCCTTGAAGCGATTCCGTCCCGCACCCATGGGGCGGGCGCACAAGTACAAGCGGCGTACGAGTCACATCACCATCGTCGTGGACGAAGCCTGA
- the rplO gene encoding 50S ribosomal protein L15 codes for MKLSDLRPADGAKTAKKRVGRGKGSGLGKTAGKGHKGLKARSGGGVKPGYEGGQMPMQRRLPKRGFTNIFRKEYAIIQVKDLNVFEAGTVVDAELICACGLVKDFKNGIKLLANGELTRPLTVKVDKASKAASDKVTAAGGTLEVVTPC; via the coding sequence ATGAAACTTTCCGATCTGCGCCCCGCGGATGGGGCCAAGACTGCAAAGAAGCGCGTCGGGCGCGGCAAGGGGTCCGGGCTCGGGAAGACCGCGGGTAAAGGACACAAGGGCTTGAAGGCTCGGAGCGGCGGCGGAGTCAAGCCGGGCTACGAAGGCGGCCAGATGCCGATGCAGCGCCGGTTGCCCAAACGCGGCTTCACAAACATCTTCCGCAAGGAATACGCGATCATCCAGGTCAAGGACCTCAACGTTTTCGAGGCCGGCACCGTGGTCGATGCCGAGTTGATCTGCGCCTGTGGTCTCGTCAAGGACTTCAAGAACGGCATCAAGCTGCTTGCGAACGGCGAGTTGACCCGCCCGTTGACCGTCAAGGTCGATAAAGCCAGCAAGGCTGCCTCCGATAAGGTGACTGCCGCCGGCGGAACCCTGGAGGTCGTCACCCCTTGTTGA
- the rplN gene encoding 50S ribosomal protein L14 — translation MIQMQTMLDAADNSGAKRLCCIKVLGGSKRRYASVGDIIVVSVKEAIPHGKVKKGDVYKAVVVRTTKETGRNDGSYLRFDQNSAVLINPQGEPVGTRIFGPVARELRGKKFMKIISLAPEVL, via the coding sequence ATGATTCAAATGCAGACAATGCTCGATGCGGCTGACAATTCAGGGGCCAAGCGCCTCTGTTGCATCAAGGTTCTGGGCGGCAGCAAGCGCCGTTATGCCTCGGTCGGAGATATCATCGTGGTCAGCGTCAAGGAGGCCATCCCCCACGGCAAGGTCAAGAAGGGGGATGTTTACAAGGCCGTCGTTGTGCGCACCACCAAGGAGACCGGCCGGAACGACGGAAGCTATCTTCGGTTCGACCAGAATTCCGCCGTGCTGATCAACCCTCAGGGAGAGCCTGTCGGGACCCGTATCTTCGGACCGGTTGCGCGCGAACTTCGCGGCAAGAAGTTCATGAAGATCATCTCGCTTGCCCCTGAAGTGCTGTAG
- the rplC gene encoding 50S ribosomal protein L3 — MTTGILGKKLGMTQVFDTEGKMIPVTVIEAGPCTVIQKKTVQNDGYEAIQIGFQSKKAQKVNKADLGHFRTAGKGAFAILQEVEIPDPSIEVGAEIKVDIFKEGDFVDVSGQSKGRGFTGVMKRWNFRGGRATHGSMFHRAPGSIGASAYPSRVIKNMKMAGHYGNEKTTTLNLKVVAVQPEKNLLLVRGAVPGSKNGMVFVRHAVKKAN; from the coding sequence ATGACGACCGGTATTTTGGGTAAAAAACTGGGCATGACGCAGGTATTCGACACCGAGGGGAAGATGATTCCCGTCACAGTGATCGAAGCCGGACCTTGCACGGTCATCCAGAAGAAAACCGTCCAGAACGACGGGTATGAAGCCATTCAGATCGGTTTCCAGTCGAAGAAGGCCCAGAAGGTCAACAAGGCCGACCTGGGGCACTTCCGCACGGCGGGAAAGGGTGCTTTCGCCATTCTGCAGGAAGTAGAGATTCCTGATCCCTCCATTGAAGTTGGAGCCGAGATCAAGGTCGACATTTTCAAGGAAGGCGATTTCGTAGATGTTTCCGGGCAGAGCAAGGGGCGCGGTTTCACGGGCGTCATGAAGCGGTGGAATTTTCGCGGTGGTCGTGCGACGCACGGCTCGATGTTCCATCGCGCGCCTGGGTCGATCGGCGCCTCTGCCTATCCGTCGAGAGTCATCAAGAATATGAAGATGGCGGGGCATTACGGAAACGAAAAGACCACCACCCTCAACCTCAAAGTCGTCGCCGTCCAGCCTGAGAAGAACCTGCTGCTCGTTCGGGGCGCTGTTCCCGGCTCCAAGAACGGCATGGTTTTCGTCCGGCACGCAGTGAAGAAGGCAAACTAA
- the rplF gene encoding 50S ribosomal protein L6 → MSRIGKMPIAIPAGVKVSVADGIVTVTGKNETLSCAVPEQIQITIAEGSAVVSIATPEAGNLYGMFRTILANMVKGVTEGFTKVLEIVGVGYKAEAKPGALHLALGYSHPVVFPLPTGIKAEVEANTVIKVSGVNKELVGETAARIRRLRAPDVYKNKGIRYRGERLIKKVGKAGGK, encoded by the coding sequence ATGTCTAGAATCGGTAAGATGCCGATCGCGATCCCTGCCGGGGTCAAAGTGTCGGTCGCAGACGGAATCGTGACTGTCACCGGGAAGAACGAGACGCTTTCCTGCGCCGTCCCCGAGCAGATCCAGATCACGATCGCCGAAGGCAGCGCCGTCGTATCCATAGCCACTCCCGAAGCCGGCAACCTTTACGGCATGTTCCGTACGATTCTCGCGAACATGGTCAAAGGCGTGACCGAAGGGTTCACGAAAGTCCTCGAGATTGTCGGCGTCGGATACAAAGCCGAAGCCAAGCCGGGAGCGCTTCACCTTGCATTGGGGTACTCCCACCCCGTGGTGTTTCCGCTCCCCACCGGGATCAAGGCCGAAGTCGAGGCGAACACGGTCATCAAGGTCAGCGGCGTCAACAAGGAACTTGTCGGCGAAACTGCCGCCAGGATTCGCCGCCTCCGGGCGCCCGATGTTTACAAGAACAAGGGGATCCGTTACCGGGGCGAACGCCTCATCAAGAAGGTCGGCAAGGCGGGCGGGAAATAA
- the secY gene encoding preprotein translocase subunit SecY produces MLNGFQNITRVPELKRRLIVTGLLLIVYRIGIHVPTPGIDTAALASVFANQAGTLFGMIDMFSGGALSRFSIFTLGIMPYISSSIILQLLTVVIPQLEKLSKEGDLGRKKITQYTRYGTVVLSIIQGFGIAVGLESVAAGAGSVVFNPGWSFRIMTVLTLTSGTAFLMWLGEQITERGIGNGISLIIFAGIVARFPSGLIRTVTLVRTGEMNLFAGLFLLALMIVVVGAIIYFERAHRRIPVQYARRIVGRKVYGGQSTHLPLKVNTAGVIPPIFASSILLFPATIANFAKNPVTQKISQLMTPGNFVYELLYVAFIIFFCYFYTAVSFNPVDVADNMKKYGGFVPGIRPGKKTAEYIDRILTRITLGGAIYLCVICVLPSILIARFNVPFYFGGTGLLIVVGVAMDTIQQIESHLITRHYEGFLKKGQMKGRRG; encoded by the coding sequence TTGTTGAACGGTTTCCAGAACATTACCCGGGTGCCGGAGCTCAAGCGTCGGCTTATCGTCACCGGGCTTCTGCTGATCGTTTATCGGATCGGTATCCACGTGCCGACTCCAGGCATCGACACCGCTGCGCTTGCCTCCGTGTTCGCCAATCAGGCCGGCACGTTGTTCGGCATGATAGACATGTTCTCGGGCGGCGCTTTGAGCCGTTTTTCGATTTTCACGCTCGGGATCATGCCTTACATCAGCTCCTCGATCATCCTGCAGTTGCTGACCGTCGTCATCCCGCAACTTGAGAAGCTTTCCAAGGAAGGGGATCTCGGCCGCAAGAAGATCACGCAATATACCCGTTACGGCACCGTCGTTCTTTCGATCATCCAGGGATTCGGCATCGCCGTGGGACTCGAAAGCGTCGCCGCCGGGGCAGGATCGGTGGTTTTCAACCCTGGTTGGAGCTTTCGGATCATGACGGTTCTGACATTAACATCCGGGACGGCCTTCCTGATGTGGCTGGGCGAGCAGATTACCGAGCGGGGCATCGGCAACGGCATTTCGCTGATCATCTTCGCCGGTATCGTGGCGCGATTCCCGAGCGGCCTGATCCGGACAGTCACGCTGGTTCGCACGGGCGAGATGAACCTGTTCGCCGGCTTGTTCCTGCTGGCGCTGATGATCGTCGTCGTTGGCGCGATCATCTATTTCGAGCGGGCGCATCGCCGTATTCCCGTCCAGTACGCACGACGGATCGTCGGGCGGAAGGTTTACGGCGGTCAGAGCACCCATCTTCCCCTCAAGGTCAATACTGCCGGCGTCATCCCCCCGATCTTCGCATCCTCCATCCTGTTGTTTCCCGCGACGATCGCCAATTTCGCGAAGAACCCGGTGACCCAGAAGATCTCCCAACTGATGACGCCGGGGAATTTCGTCTACGAATTGCTATACGTCGCCTTCATCATCTTTTTCTGCTACTTCTACACGGCAGTCTCGTTCAACCCTGTTGACGTCGCTGACAACATGAAAAAGTACGGCGGATTCGTACCCGGAATTCGCCCGGGGAAGAAGACGGCCGAGTACATCGATCGCATCCTGACCCGGATAACCTTGGGCGGCGCCATCTACCTTTGCGTGATCTGCGTGCTCCCGAGCATCCTGATCGCCCGCTTCAACGTCCCGTTCTATTTCGGTGGAACCGGTTTGCTGATCGTCGTAGGCGTTGCGATGGACACGATACAGCAGATCGAATCGCACCTGATCACTCGGCATTATGAGGGCTTCCTGAAAAAGGGGCAAATGAAGGGACGAAGGGGGTAG
- the rplR gene encoding 50S ribosomal protein L18: MSQNNKREESRLKRKVRIRKNIFGTEERPRLSIFRSAKHIYAQLVIDATGSTVAAASTLSPELKDSIADVEKSEAAKKVGELIGKKALAANIKKVVFDRNGFLYHGRVKALAEGARESGLEF, encoded by the coding sequence ATGAGCCAGAACAATAAGCGTGAAGAATCAAGACTCAAGAGGAAAGTCCGGATCCGAAAGAACATCTTCGGGACTGAGGAGCGTCCGCGCCTCTCCATCTTCCGGAGCGCCAAGCACATCTATGCCCAACTGGTCATCGACGCAACCGGATCGACTGTCGCGGCTGCTTCGACACTGAGCCCGGAGCTCAAGGATTCGATCGCCGACGTCGAGAAGAGCGAGGCGGCCAAGAAGGTCGGCGAGCTGATCGGCAAGAAGGCGCTCGCAGCGAACATCAAGAAAGTCGTATTCGACCGGAACGGCTTCCTTTACCACGGCCGCGTGAAAGCGCTCGCTGAAGGCGCGCGCGAATCCGGACTCGAATTTTAA
- the rpsQ gene encoding 30S ribosomal protein S17 → MEPRGIRKSKVGLVVSDKMDKTVVVRVERLVPHPVYKKYVKKRTTYKAHDEKNEYSIGDRVEIIETRPISKGKRWRVARLIERPAVR, encoded by the coding sequence ATGGAACCGCGCGGGATCAGAAAATCGAAAGTCGGCCTGGTGGTGAGCGACAAGATGGACAAGACCGTCGTGGTCCGCGTCGAACGCCTGGTTCCCCACCCGGTTTACAAGAAGTATGTCAAGAAACGCACGACTTACAAGGCACACGACGAAAAGAACGAATACAGCATCGGCGATCGGGTCGAGATCATCGAGACCCGCCCGATCAGCAAAGGTAAACGCTGGCGGGTGGCGCGATTGATCGAACGTCCCGCCGTCCGGTAG
- a CDS encoding 50S ribosomal protein L23 produces the protein MNHTDVIKRPLITEKATFMKEVGNAVAFEVDRRANKNVIQEAVEKLFNVKVVEVRTMVVPGKTKRRGRVEGRRPSWKKAVVTLKEGDTIEFFEGV, from the coding sequence ATGAATCATACCGATGTCATCAAGCGGCCCCTGATCACCGAGAAGGCCACGTTCATGAAAGAAGTCGGCAACGCGGTTGCATTCGAAGTCGATCGCCGGGCCAACAAAAACGTGATCCAGGAAGCAGTCGAAAAGCTTTTCAATGTGAAAGTGGTTGAAGTCCGGACCATGGTTGTCCCCGGAAAGACGAAGCGTCGCGGCCGCGTCGAAGGCCGCCGCCCGAGCTGGAAGAAGGCTGTCGTGACCCTCAAAGAGGGCGACACGATCGAATTTTTCGAAGGCGTATGA
- the rpmD gene encoding 50S ribosomal protein L30 — protein MSEFLKITLVRGLSGHTEHQRKVVKGLGLTKVNRAVVRQNTPEIRGMVEKVKFLLHVEETGDAK, from the coding sequence ATGAGCGAGTTTCTCAAGATCACGCTCGTTCGTGGGCTGAGCGGTCACACCGAGCATCAACGAAAGGTGGTCAAAGGCCTTGGGTTGACCAAAGTCAACCGTGCCGTTGTTCGCCAAAATACCCCTGAAATTCGGGGGATGGTCGAAAAAGTGAAATTCCTGCTTCACGTAGAGGAAACGGGAGACGCAAAATGA
- the rpsH gene encoding 30S ribosomal protein S8 — MPINDHISNLIARVRNAQVARFDQLELPSTKVLENIAQILKEEGFIKNYRVASDGKQPVLRIFLKIVPDNGYAIKGFKRTSKLSRRVYVGKDHIPVVKSGFGISIITTSRGVMTGEKARKMAIGGELLCEVW, encoded by the coding sequence ATGCCCATTAATGACCATATTTCGAATCTGATCGCGCGAGTACGCAACGCACAGGTTGCGCGCTTCGACCAACTTGAGCTTCCTTCGACCAAGGTCCTCGAGAATATCGCCCAGATCCTCAAAGAGGAAGGTTTTATCAAGAATTATCGGGTCGCCTCCGACGGGAAGCAGCCGGTGCTCCGGATCTTCCTGAAGATCGTCCCCGATAACGGGTACGCCATCAAGGGGTTCAAGCGGACGAGCAAGCTCAGCCGCCGGGTTTATGTCGGCAAGGACCACATCCCGGTCGTCAAGAGCGGCTTCGGCATCTCGATCATCACGACGTCTCGCGGAGTCATGACGGGCGAGAAGGCACGGAAGATGGCCATCGGCGGCGAGTTGCTCTGCGAAGTCTGGTAG
- the rplD gene encoding 50S ribosomal protein L4 — protein MMASLEMVDKDRQVKESVELPEAIFGTEVKNHLLHHVVIAQLAARRAGTASTKTRKDITGGGKKPFRQKGTGRARQGTSRSPIMRGGGTVFGPHPRSYEIKVNKKEMKAALRCALTDKLRENKLFLVDSLEIETPRTKDFLKVAAALGLNDALLVTEGFPENLYLGVRNLHDYKVLPVDGLNVYDILSYDQLVLTKPAYDQIIEVLG, from the coding sequence ATGATGGCATCCCTGGAAATGGTCGATAAGGACCGGCAGGTGAAGGAGTCGGTAGAATTGCCGGAGGCGATCTTCGGAACCGAGGTAAAAAACCACCTTCTTCATCACGTCGTGATAGCCCAGCTGGCTGCACGCCGTGCCGGCACAGCTTCAACGAAGACCCGGAAAGATATCACAGGCGGCGGCAAGAAGCCGTTTCGACAGAAGGGAACCGGCCGCGCGCGTCAAGGCACGTCGCGGTCTCCCATTATGCGGGGAGGCGGTACCGTTTTCGGTCCTCACCCGCGCAGCTACGAGATCAAGGTCAACAAGAAAGAAATGAAGGCGGCACTGCGTTGCGCCCTGACCGACAAGCTTCGGGAAAACAAACTCTTCCTGGTCGACTCGCTCGAGATCGAGACGCCTCGCACCAAGGATTTCCTCAAGGTTGCGGCAGCGCTCGGTCTCAACGATGCGCTTCTAGTCACCGAGGGCTTTCCTGAAAACCTTTATCTCGGAGTTCGGAATCTTCATGATTACAAGGTACTTCCGGTAGATGGTCTCAACGTTTACGATATCCTTTCCTACGACCAGCTGGTCCTGACCAAGCCGGCGTACGATCAAATCATCGAGGTGTTGGGGTAA
- the rpsC gene encoding 30S ribosomal protein S3, whose translation MGQKTHPFGFRLGVIKTWRSRWYSEKEYAQYLHEDLRIRKFVKDRLIHAGVSSVEIERKASRVHVIIYTARPGIVIGKKGAEIENLKKDLKKYSSKEVSVTIQEIRRPETDAQLTAENVAMQLERRIAFRRAMKKTVLSSMKLGAKGIKIQVSGRLGGAEMSRTEWYREGRVPLHTLRADIDYGFAQAKTTYGIIGVKVWIYKGEVLPMAASVSASKSE comes from the coding sequence TTGGGACAGAAGACACATCCGTTCGGCTTTCGTCTTGGGGTTATCAAGACGTGGCGTTCCCGCTGGTACTCCGAAAAGGAGTACGCGCAGTACCTGCATGAGGACCTTCGGATCCGGAAGTTCGTGAAGGATCGTCTCATCCATGCAGGCGTTTCTTCCGTAGAGATCGAACGGAAGGCGAGCCGGGTCCACGTCATCATCTATACCGCCCGTCCCGGGATCGTGATCGGGAAGAAGGGCGCAGAGATCGAAAATCTCAAGAAGGACCTGAAGAAGTATTCGTCCAAAGAGGTTTCGGTCACGATTCAAGAGATTCGCCGGCCGGAAACCGACGCCCAACTGACCGCTGAAAACGTGGCCATGCAGCTCGAGCGGCGAATCGCTTTCCGCAGGGCAATGAAGAAGACGGTGCTCTCCTCCATGAAGCTCGGGGCGAAAGGGATCAAGATCCAGGTCTCCGGCCGACTCGGCGGCGCCGAGATGTCCAGGACCGAATGGTATCGCGAGGGACGTGTTCCTCTTCATACGCTGCGGGCCGATATCGACTACGGCTTTGCCCAGGCGAAGACCACATACGGCATCATCGGTGTGAAGGTCTGGATCTACAAGGGTGAAGTGCTGCCGATGGCGGCCTCCGTCTCCGCCTCGAAATCCGAATAG
- the rplX gene encoding 50S ribosomal protein L24, with product MSEMTTTQIHKNDIVKITAGKEKGKVGRVLKVDREKMKVFIEKINMVKRHTKAGKTNPQGGIIEKEAPLAYSNVLIMCDKCNKPTRIKMVVEPNGDKHRACKRCGDPLETKKK from the coding sequence ATGTCCGAAATGACGACGACACAGATCCACAAGAACGATATCGTGAAGATCACGGCCGGCAAGGAAAAAGGCAAGGTTGGCCGCGTTCTCAAGGTCGATCGCGAGAAGATGAAGGTCTTCATCGAGAAGATCAACATGGTCAAGCGCCACACGAAGGCAGGGAAGACCAATCCCCAGGGCGGGATCATCGAAAAGGAAGCTCCGCTAGCTTATTCGAACGTGCTGATCATGTGCGACAAGTGCAACAAGCCCACCCGGATCAAGATGGTGGTCGAACCGAACGGGGACAAGCACCGGGCCTGCAAGCGGTGCGGTGATCCGCTCGAGACGAAGAAAAAATAA
- a CDS encoding type Z 30S ribosomal protein S14 — MAKKSLIAKCNRTPKFSVRKYNRCVRCGRPRAFYRKFQLCRICLRQLALNGELPGVIKASW, encoded by the coding sequence TTGGCTAAGAAATCTTTGATCGCCAAGTGCAATCGGACGCCCAAGTTTTCAGTCCGGAAATATAACCGCTGCGTGCGCTGCGGGAGGCCCCGGGCCTTTTACCGCAAGTTTCAGCTGTGCCGCATCTGTCTCAGGCAGTTGGCGCTGAATGGGGAACTTCCCGGCGTCATCAAGGCCAGCTGGTAG
- the rpmC gene encoding 50S ribosomal protein L29, with protein MKAKELRELAVEELRQKEQQLRDEIFRLKMKRSANALDNRMLIRNRRRDLARVATFLGQKAEKKAE; from the coding sequence ATGAAAGCGAAAGAACTTCGCGAGTTGGCGGTTGAAGAACTTCGCCAGAAAGAACAGCAGCTTAGAGATGAAATCTTCCGCTTGAAGATGAAGCGTTCGGCGAACGCCCTCGATAACCGGATGCTTATCCGGAACCGTCGGCGTGACCTGGCCAGGGTTGCCACATTCCTGGGTCAGAAGGCCGAAAAGAAGGCGGAATAA
- the rpsE gene encoding 30S ribosomal protein S5: MKIVNPEGLDLKDRVVHISRVAKVVKGGRRFSFSAVVVIGDGLGHVGTGLGKANEVPDAIRKAVQNARRVLIKVPLVNGTLPYEVIGEFGASRVIMRPASPGTGVIAGGGVRAVIESAGISNILTKSLGSNNPHNLVKAAINGLSQLQTPEQVLAIRGPREEEATA, translated from the coding sequence TTGAAGATAGTCAATCCTGAAGGTCTGGATCTCAAGGACCGGGTAGTTCACATCAGTCGCGTTGCCAAGGTCGTCAAGGGCGGCAGGCGTTTTTCGTTCAGTGCGGTCGTCGTCATCGGCGACGGTCTCGGTCACGTGGGTACCGGGCTCGGGAAAGCCAATGAAGTTCCCGACGCCATCCGCAAGGCCGTCCAGAACGCACGTCGCGTCCTCATCAAGGTTCCCCTCGTCAACGGAACGCTTCCCTACGAGGTGATCGGAGAATTCGGGGCAAGCCGGGTGATCATGCGGCCCGCCTCGCCCGGTACCGGCGTCATCGCGGGGGGGGGTGTCCGTGCGGTCATCGAATCGGCGGGAATCTCCAACATCCTGACCAAGTCGTTGGGCAGCAACAATCCCCACAACCTGGTCAAGGCTGCGATCAACGGGCTTTCGCAACTTCAGACGCCCGAACAAGTTCTTGCGATCCGCGGACCTCGTGAAGAGGAGGCGACCGCATGA
- the rplE gene encoding 50S ribosomal protein L5, with protein sequence MPRLQDYYKSDVVPKLKDKFGYKNPMEVPKVEKVIVNMGLGEALENVKIIDSAVQEIGIITGQKPIVTKARKAISNFKLREGVPIGVKVTLRRDRMFFFLDKLMGIALPRVRDFKGVSPNGFDGRGNYTLGVKEQIIFPEIDYDKIDKIKGMNITIVTSARTDEEGLELLRLLGMPFRA encoded by the coding sequence ATGCCGAGACTGCAAGATTATTACAAGTCCGATGTCGTGCCCAAGCTCAAGGACAAATTCGGCTACAAGAACCCGATGGAGGTTCCCAAAGTCGAGAAGGTCATCGTCAACATGGGGCTGGGCGAGGCGCTCGAGAACGTCAAGATCATCGATTCGGCTGTCCAGGAGATCGGCATCATTACCGGGCAGAAGCCGATCGTTACGAAGGCGCGCAAGGCCATCTCCAACTTCAAACTTCGTGAGGGCGTGCCCATCGGTGTCAAGGTAACGCTTCGGCGCGACCGGATGTTCTTCTTCCTCGACAAGCTGATGGGGATCGCACTTCCTCGTGTCCGGGACTTCAAGGGCGTTTCTCCCAACGGGTTCGATGGGCGCGGCAACTACACCCTCGGCGTCAAGGAACAGATCATCTTTCCCGAGATCGATTACGACAAGATCGACAAGATCAAGGGCATGAACATAACGATCGTTACCTCTGCTCGCACCGATGAAGAGGGCCTGGAACTTCTCCGGCTCCTCGGCATGCCTTTCAGGGCCTAG
- the rplB gene encoding 50S ribosomal protein L2 — translation MGIRKYKPTSPGVRQKSVLTNEELTKKAPEKALTVSLNQTGGRNNHGHTTSWLQGGGHKRKYRIIDFKRTKADVPAKVAAIEYDPNRSARIALLHYADGEKRYILWPVGLAVGDTVVAGSTADIKPGNALPIRNIPVGTLVHNVELKVGKGGQIARSAGSVVQILAKEGQYAHLRLASGEVRLVFIDCMATIGQVGNLDHEKVSLGKAGRNRWLGVRPSVRGVAMNPVDHPLGGGEGRSSGGRHPCTPWGKPTKGHKTRKNPSTDRYIVKRRSK, via the coding sequence ATGGGTATCCGCAAATATAAACCGACTTCCCCGGGCGTGCGCCAGAAGTCCGTCCTGACCAACGAAGAACTGACCAAGAAGGCGCCCGAAAAGGCGTTGACCGTCAGCCTCAACCAGACGGGTGGTCGCAACAACCACGGTCACACCACGTCCTGGCTGCAGGGCGGGGGGCACAAGCGCAAGTACCGGATCATCGATTTCAAGCGTACCAAAGCCGACGTCCCTGCCAAGGTGGCGGCGATCGAATACGATCCCAACCGCTCCGCGCGTATTGCCCTGCTGCATTACGCCGACGGGGAGAAACGGTACATCCTTTGGCCGGTCGGACTTGCGGTCGGAGACACGGTGGTGGCCGGAAGCACGGCAGACATCAAGCCTGGCAATGCGCTTCCGATCCGAAATATCCCTGTCGGCACCCTGGTTCACAACGTTGAGCTGAAAGTCGGAAAGGGCGGTCAGATCGCCCGGTCCGCCGGCTCCGTCGTCCAGATCCTGGCGAAGGAAGGTCAGTACGCGCACCTTCGCCTCGCTTCCGGTGAAGTTCGCCTCGTCTTCATCGACTGCATGGCGACCATTGGACAGGTCGGCAATCTCGATCACGAAAAGGTATCCCTCGGCAAGGCGGGCCGCAATCGCTGGCTGGGTGTCCGTCCCTCTGTTCGCGGCGTAGCGATGAACCCTGTCGATCATCCCTTGGGCGGCGGTGAGGGACGTTCTTCGGGTGGCCGTCACCCCTGCACACCCTGGGGAAAACCGACCAAGGGTCACAAGACCCGCAAGAACCCGTCCACCGACCGCTACATCGTCAAGCGTCGCAGCAAGTAA
- the rplP gene encoding 50S ribosomal protein L16: MLSPKRVKYRKMMKGRRAGNANSGNALNFGDFGVKALEAGWLTARQIEAARIAMTRFIKRGGKIWIRVFPDKPITRKAAETRMGKGKGNPEEWVCVIKPGRVLYEIEGVDEATAREALRLASHKLPIQTKFLSREE; this comes from the coding sequence ATGCTTTCGCCAAAGAGAGTCAAATATCGGAAGATGATGAAGGGGCGGCGGGCCGGCAACGCCAACTCAGGGAATGCGTTGAATTTCGGCGATTTCGGGGTCAAGGCGCTTGAAGCCGGCTGGCTGACTGCGCGTCAGATCGAGGCGGCCCGAATCGCGATGACGCGCTTCATCAAGCGTGGCGGAAAGATCTGGATCCGGGTGTTCCCCGACAAACCGATCACGCGGAAAGCTGCCGAAACCCGTATGGGCAAAGGCAAGGGCAACCCCGAAGAATGGGTCTGCGTCATCAAGCCCGGGCGCGTTCTTTACGAGATCGAAGGGGTTGATGAAGCCACGGCGCGCGAGGCACTTCGTCTGGCGTCCCACAAGCTCCCGATCCAGACGAAGTTCCTGTCGAGGGAGGAGTAG